One Arthrobacter sp. FW306-07-I genomic window carries:
- a CDS encoding alpha-E domain-containing protein: MLSRIAESLFWIGRYVERADGTARILDVHLERLNHLPMEERKSVAQELLAVMGARPQSEDFGLPELLHALAYDKTSATSIAGSLGAARENARRARETVSSALWESLNTTYYGLSQHRKDVVGTYRFCNWTLERTAMVSGLADTTVSHDESWLFLVLGRSLERADMTARMLSTRDVLSAGMSWVNMLRCAGAYESFLRTRRAAFGDQHAAEFLLLDRLFPRSIVYALRDADECLAKLDPSAQRVGFINDARRIVGQARTFLEFHRTDDLMSELPEHMERVQKAVSQASDAISRKYFNQADELAWVGEVS, from the coding sequence ATGCTTAGCCGTATTGCCGAGTCCCTGTTTTGGATCGGCCGTTACGTGGAGCGGGCGGACGGAACCGCCCGCATCCTCGACGTCCACCTGGAACGCCTGAACCACCTCCCCATGGAGGAACGCAAGAGCGTGGCGCAGGAACTCCTGGCCGTCATGGGCGCCAGGCCGCAGAGCGAGGACTTCGGCCTGCCGGAACTGCTCCACGCCCTGGCCTATGACAAGACCAGTGCCACCTCCATCGCGGGGTCCCTGGGTGCTGCCCGCGAAAACGCGCGCCGGGCCCGGGAGACCGTGTCCTCTGCACTGTGGGAGAGCCTGAACACCACCTACTACGGGCTGAGCCAGCACCGCAAGGACGTGGTGGGCACCTACCGGTTCTGCAACTGGACCCTGGAGCGTACCGCCATGGTCAGCGGCCTTGCCGACACCACGGTGAGCCATGACGAAAGCTGGCTCTTCCTGGTCCTGGGCCGTTCCCTGGAACGCGCGGACATGACGGCACGCATGCTCTCCACCCGCGACGTGCTCTCCGCGGGCATGTCCTGGGTCAACATGCTCCGCTGCGCCGGCGCCTACGAATCCTTCCTCCGTACGCGCCGCGCGGCCTTCGGCGACCAGCATGCCGCCGAATTCCTTCTCCTGGACCGGCTCTTTCCGCGGTCCATCGTCTATGCGCTGCGGGACGCCGACGAGTGCCTGGCCAAGCTGGACCCGTCCGCGCAGCGCGTGGGCTTCATCAACGACGCCCGCCGCATCGTGGGGCAGGCCCGGACCTTCCTGGAATTCCACCGCACGGACGATCTCATGTCCGAGCTGCCCGAACACATGGAACGGGTGCAGAAGGCAGTGTCCCAGGCCTCGGACGCCATTTCCCGTAAGTACTTCAATCAGGCGGATGAACTTGCCTGGGTGGGAGAAGTGTCATGA
- a CDS encoding transglutaminase family protein yields MTRLSIVHRTAYKYNKRVTLSYNEARMTPLTDSQQVVLESVVKVAPSQAAVSTYRDYWGTRVTAFDMQMPHESLEVVSNITVEVHRAEKIPAEADIVGWEDLKSPETLDAFSDWLPQSRLSGPGDEVLGIIPDVVAGKNPHEAAMAVFAWMRGEMTYMSGSTAVTTNAEEAWGQRKGVCQDLAHLAIGALRSCGIPARYVSGYLHPRSSAGIGETVAGQSHAWLEWWDGDWRSWDPTNHKPAGDFHVTVARGRDYRDVPPLKGILSGGGGSALKVSVEITQLA; encoded by the coding sequence ATGACCCGGTTGAGCATCGTCCACAGGACGGCCTACAAGTACAACAAGCGGGTGACCCTGTCCTACAACGAGGCCCGGATGACCCCGCTGACCGATTCGCAGCAGGTGGTCCTGGAATCCGTGGTGAAGGTGGCTCCGTCGCAGGCGGCGGTGAGCACGTACCGGGACTACTGGGGGACCAGGGTCACGGCCTTCGACATGCAGATGCCCCACGAGAGCCTCGAGGTGGTTTCCAACATCACCGTCGAGGTGCACCGGGCGGAGAAGATCCCGGCGGAAGCCGACATCGTGGGCTGGGAGGACCTGAAGTCCCCGGAAACCCTTGATGCCTTCAGTGACTGGCTGCCGCAGTCACGCTTGAGCGGCCCGGGCGACGAAGTGCTGGGCATCATCCCGGATGTCGTGGCCGGGAAGAACCCGCATGAGGCGGCCATGGCCGTCTTCGCCTGGATGCGCGGGGAGATGACCTACATGTCCGGTTCCACCGCCGTCACCACCAACGCCGAAGAGGCCTGGGGGCAGCGCAAGGGCGTGTGCCAGGACCTGGCTCACCTGGCCATCGGCGCCCTGCGCAGCTGCGGCATTCCCGCGCGCTACGTCTCCGGCTACCTGCACCCGCGCTCCAGCGCCGGCATCGGGGAGACCGTTGCCGGGCAGTCGCACGCCTGGCTTGAATGGTGGGACGGGGACTGGCGCAGCTGGGACCCCACCAACCACAAGCCCGCCGGCGACTTCCACGTCACCGTGGCCAGGGGCCGCGATTACCGGGACGTGCCCCCGCTGAAGGGCATTCTGTCCGGGGGCGGCGGGTCCGCCCTCAAAGTAAGCGTGGAAATCACCCAACTGGCCTGA
- a CDS encoding pyridoxamine 5'-phosphate oxidase family protein, producing the protein MSNESSSQVQNLEHHECWAMLRTVSVGRLAVLADGRPDIFPVNYTVDGGTLVFRTAQGTKLSAATGGEAAVAVEADGVDPDTGLAWSVVVKGTAALVKSTEEVLETSRLYLFPWQAGRKDAFVRITPDSVTGRRFKVTDPMTWWTQINGSAKASQE; encoded by the coding sequence ATGAGCAACGAGTCATCCAGCCAAGTGCAGAACCTCGAACACCACGAATGCTGGGCCATGCTGCGGACGGTGTCCGTGGGCAGGCTGGCAGTGCTGGCGGACGGCCGTCCGGATATCTTCCCGGTGAACTACACCGTGGACGGCGGCACGCTGGTTTTCCGGACCGCCCAGGGAACCAAACTGTCCGCAGCCACCGGAGGCGAGGCCGCCGTTGCCGTCGAGGCGGACGGGGTGGACCCGGACACGGGATTGGCCTGGAGCGTAGTGGTCAAGGGCACCGCCGCCCTGGTTAAAAGCACCGAAGAAGTGCTGGAGACGTCCCGCCTGTACCTTTTCCCGTGGCAAGCGGGGCGGAAAGACGCCTTTGTCCGCATCACGCCGGATTCGGTGACGGGGCGCCGCTTCAAGGTCACGGATCCGATGACCTGGTGGACGCAGATCAACGGCTCTGCCAAGGCGTCGCAGGAATAG
- a CDS encoding SDR family NAD(P)-dependent oxidoreductase, translating into MSSPDLTPEDIQACLKVLNTIHAYDEEHPDYLAVRRATGKMFKAVKRHRRVTKRDSIAEADRAVIAQTATAAPDRIDDETRGNKLAPSTTGKVAGHLIRSRPCYICKQHYTQVDAFYHQLCPECAAFSHSKRDARTDLTGRRALLTGGRAKIGMYIALRLLRDGAHTTITTRFPKDAARRFAAMEDSGEWLHRLRIVGIDLRDPAQVMALTDSLNEAGSLDIIINNAAQTVRRSGNAYKPLVDAEDEPLPAALEHANGGPELLTFGHAHDKHPLAIAGSVTEHPVLAGDAVTSLALSTGSASLERIASGTAIDAGGLVPDLATINSWTQVVDEVDPLEMLEVQLCNVTAPFLLVSRLRDAMRRSTARRKYIVNVSAMEGQFSRAYKGPGHPHTNMAKAALNMMTRTSAQEMLDTDGILMTAVDTGWITDERPHFTKVRLMEEGFHAPLDLVDGAARVYDPIVMGEKGEDQYGVFLKDYKPSPW; encoded by the coding sequence ATGAGCTCCCCCGATCTGACCCCTGAGGACATCCAGGCCTGCCTCAAGGTCCTGAACACCATCCACGCGTACGACGAGGAGCACCCGGACTACCTTGCAGTCCGCCGTGCGACGGGAAAGATGTTCAAGGCGGTCAAGCGCCACCGCAGGGTCACCAAGCGCGATTCGATCGCCGAGGCTGACCGCGCCGTTATCGCCCAGACCGCCACGGCCGCGCCGGACCGGATCGATGACGAGACCCGTGGCAATAAGCTGGCACCGTCCACCACCGGCAAGGTTGCAGGCCACCTCATCAGGTCCCGCCCCTGCTACATCTGCAAGCAGCACTACACCCAGGTGGACGCGTTCTACCACCAGCTGTGCCCCGAATGCGCCGCCTTCAGCCACAGCAAGCGCGACGCCCGGACTGACCTCACCGGGCGCCGGGCCCTGCTCACCGGCGGCCGCGCCAAGATCGGGATGTACATCGCCCTGCGCCTGCTGCGCGATGGAGCGCACACCACCATCACCACCCGGTTCCCCAAGGACGCGGCCCGGCGCTTCGCCGCCATGGAGGACAGCGGCGAGTGGCTGCACCGGCTCCGGATCGTGGGCATTGACCTGCGCGATCCTGCCCAGGTCATGGCCCTCACCGACTCGCTCAATGAAGCCGGCTCGCTGGACATCATCATCAACAACGCCGCCCAGACGGTGCGCCGTTCCGGCAATGCCTACAAGCCCCTGGTCGATGCCGAGGACGAACCCCTCCCCGCGGCACTGGAGCACGCCAACGGCGGCCCGGAGCTGCTGACCTTCGGCCACGCCCATGACAAGCACCCGCTGGCGATCGCCGGCAGCGTCACGGAACATCCCGTCCTGGCCGGCGATGCCGTCACCTCCCTCGCGCTGTCCACCGGGTCCGCCTCGCTGGAACGGATCGCCTCGGGCACGGCCATCGACGCCGGCGGGCTGGTTCCCGACCTGGCCACCATCAACAGCTGGACCCAAGTAGTGGACGAGGTGGATCCGCTCGAAATGCTCGAGGTGCAGCTCTGCAACGTCACCGCGCCGTTCCTGTTGGTCAGCCGCCTCCGCGACGCCATGAGGCGCTCCACTGCCCGGCGGAAGTACATCGTGAACGTCTCCGCCATGGAGGGCCAGTTCTCCCGCGCATATAAGGGGCCCGGGCACCCCCACACGAACATGGCCAAGGCCGCCCTGAACATGATGACGCGCACCAGTGCGCAGGAAATGCTGGACACGGATGGAATCCTGATGACGGCCGTGGACACGGGCTGGATCACCGACGAACGTCCGCACTTCACCAAGGTCCGGCTGATGGAGGAAGGCTTCCACGCTCCCCTGGACCTGGTGGACGGCGCGGCCCGGGTCTACGATCCCATCGTCATGGGCGAAAAGGGCGAGGACCAGTACGGCGTTTTCCTGAAGGATTACAAGCCCAGCCCCTGGTGA
- the glgC gene encoding glucose-1-phosphate adenylyltransferase yields MPLTKKVLAIVLAGGEGNRLMPLTADRAKPAVPFAGSYRLIDFALSNLVNSRYLQIVVLTQYKSHSLDRHISETWRMSTQLGNYIASVPAQQRVGKSWFLGSANAIYQSLNLIHDANPDIVVVVGADHVYRMDFAQMVAQHVNSGAKATVAAVRQPLHMANQFGVIETDQNDPQKIAAFVEKPASTPGLAADPSQFLASMGNYVFDADALVAALHVDAERLDTKHDMGGDIIPYFVNRGEAGVYDFTLNDIPGSTERDRTYWRDVGTIDSFYDAHIDLISPLPVFNLYNSEWPIYTRQSISPPAKFVRGKNNTVGTALDSIVANGVVISGGVVEGSVLSNDVYVATSGRVIDSVLMDKVQVGEGAVINRAILDKNVKVPAGAAIGLDPDLDRARGFKVTESGITVLSKGQEVPEPGEEERKLAAKHVGVLPSAIRAAAEQYPDMREAADKVAGTHAAAAAEAAPAGRVS; encoded by the coding sequence ATGCCGTTAACCAAAAAAGTCCTGGCCATTGTCCTCGCAGGCGGCGAGGGAAACAGGCTTATGCCACTGACGGCAGACCGGGCCAAGCCCGCCGTGCCCTTCGCCGGCAGCTACCGCCTCATCGACTTCGCGCTGTCCAACCTGGTGAATTCCCGCTACCTGCAGATCGTGGTGCTGACCCAGTACAAGTCGCACAGCTTGGACCGGCACATTTCAGAGACCTGGCGGATGTCCACCCAGCTCGGCAACTACATCGCTTCTGTCCCGGCGCAGCAGCGCGTGGGCAAGAGCTGGTTCCTGGGCAGTGCCAACGCCATCTACCAGTCCCTGAACCTCATCCATGACGCCAACCCCGACATCGTGGTGGTGGTCGGCGCGGACCACGTGTACCGGATGGACTTCGCCCAGATGGTTGCCCAGCACGTCAACAGCGGTGCCAAGGCCACCGTGGCCGCAGTACGGCAGCCGCTGCACATGGCCAACCAGTTTGGCGTCATCGAAACGGACCAGAACGACCCCCAGAAGATCGCGGCGTTCGTGGAAAAGCCCGCCAGCACCCCCGGTCTTGCCGCGGACCCCTCCCAGTTCCTCGCCTCCATGGGCAACTACGTTTTTGATGCCGACGCCCTGGTGGCCGCGCTGCACGTGGACGCCGAGCGCCTTGACACCAAGCACGACATGGGCGGGGACATCATCCCCTACTTCGTCAACCGCGGCGAGGCAGGTGTCTACGACTTCACGCTCAACGACATCCCCGGCTCCACCGAACGCGACCGCACCTACTGGCGCGACGTAGGCACCATCGACTCCTTCTATGACGCCCACATCGACCTCATCTCCCCGCTGCCGGTCTTCAACCTCTACAACTCCGAGTGGCCCATCTACACCCGCCAGAGCATTTCGCCGCCGGCCAAGTTCGTCCGCGGCAAGAACAACACCGTGGGCACGGCGCTGGACTCCATCGTCGCCAACGGCGTGGTGATTTCCGGCGGCGTGGTGGAAGGATCGGTGCTGTCCAACGACGTCTACGTGGCCACCAGCGGCCGCGTCATCGACTCGGTGCTGATGGACAAGGTGCAGGTGGGCGAAGGGGCCGTCATCAACCGCGCCATCCTGGACAAGAACGTCAAGGTCCCCGCGGGAGCCGCCATTGGACTCGACCCGGACCTTGACCGGGCCCGCGGCTTCAAGGTCACCGAATCCGGCATTACCGTCCTGTCCAAGGGCCAGGAGGTCCCGGAGCCGGGCGAGGAAGAACGGAAGCTCGCGGCGAAGCATGTCGGCGTCCTGCCCAGTGCGATCAGGGCCGCCGCGGAGCAGTACCCCGACATGCGCGAGGCCGCGGACAAGGTTGCCGGCACGCATGCTGCCGCAGCCGCGGAGGCCGCGCCGGCCGGCAGGGTTTCCTGA
- the glgA gene encoding glycogen synthase: MRIDIVTKEFPPEIYGGAGVHVAELSRVLSKHVDLQVRAFGAPRDADYHGATVTSYQVPEDLGGANAAVQTLGVDLRIVPDVQGADLVHSHTWYANMAGHLASLLHGIPHVLSAHSLEPLRPWKAEQLGGGYALSSWVEKTAYEAAAAIIAVSEGMRQDILRSYPNVDPAKVRVVHNGIDVELWQRDENDDAVRALGIDPAKPSVVFVGRNTRQKGVPYLLRAAAKLPADVQLVLCLGAADTPELAAETAALIEDLQKQRTGVVLIERMLPRHELIQVLSHATAFACPSIYEPLGIVNLEAMACGAAVVASATGGIPEVVEHGRTGLLVDLEQVTDGTGTPLDPEKFVKEFAAALTEVVSDPDRARAMGRAGRERAEKHFSWESITETTLEVYRSVLPAAG, encoded by the coding sequence GTGCGAATAGACATTGTGACTAAAGAGTTCCCGCCGGAGATCTACGGTGGCGCCGGGGTGCATGTAGCCGAATTGAGCAGGGTGCTTAGTAAGCACGTTGACCTGCAGGTTCGTGCTTTTGGCGCTCCCCGTGACGCCGACTATCATGGCGCGACGGTAACGTCCTACCAGGTCCCGGAAGACCTCGGCGGGGCGAACGCGGCGGTCCAGACCCTGGGTGTGGACCTGCGCATTGTGCCGGACGTCCAAGGCGCGGACCTGGTCCATTCGCACACCTGGTACGCCAACATGGCAGGCCATCTGGCGTCTCTGCTACACGGAATCCCGCACGTCCTCAGCGCTCACAGCCTCGAGCCGCTGCGGCCCTGGAAGGCTGAGCAGCTCGGTGGCGGCTATGCCCTCTCCTCCTGGGTGGAGAAGACAGCGTATGAAGCTGCGGCCGCGATCATCGCGGTGTCCGAAGGCATGCGCCAGGACATCCTGCGCAGTTACCCCAACGTGGACCCGGCGAAGGTCCGGGTGGTGCATAACGGCATCGACGTGGAGCTGTGGCAGCGTGACGAAAACGACGACGCCGTCCGCGCCCTTGGCATCGACCCGGCCAAGCCGAGCGTCGTCTTTGTGGGAAGAAACACACGCCAGAAGGGCGTCCCCTACCTCCTGAGGGCGGCGGCGAAGCTACCGGCCGACGTCCAGCTGGTCCTGTGCCTCGGCGCGGCCGACACCCCGGAACTCGCAGCAGAGACCGCGGCCCTGATCGAGGACCTGCAGAAGCAGCGCACGGGCGTGGTACTGATCGAACGGATGCTGCCGCGCCACGAGCTCATCCAGGTGCTCAGCCACGCCACCGCGTTCGCCTGCCCCTCCATCTACGAGCCGCTGGGCATCGTCAACCTTGAAGCCATGGCCTGTGGGGCGGCGGTGGTGGCCAGTGCCACCGGCGGCATCCCCGAGGTCGTGGAGCATGGCCGCACCGGACTGCTGGTCGACCTGGAGCAGGTGACGGACGGCACGGGCACGCCCCTGGATCCGGAGAAGTTCGTCAAGGAGTTTGCTGCGGCCCTCACAGAAGTGGTGTCCGATCCCGACCGCGCCCGCGCCATGGGACGCGCCGGCCGGGAACGCGCCGAAAAGCACTTCTCCTGGGAGTCCATCACCGAGACCACCCTTGAGGTGTACCGCTCTGTACTGCCGGCCGCCGGCTGA
- a CDS encoding acyl-CoA dehydrogenase family protein — protein MTDVVERQAGKGLRPAATPAATPDKSSEPAVDVEALGRQLLGKWADVRRQARDLAARPELHKVEGLTHTDHRERVFGQLKYLVDNEAVHRAFPSDLGGSDDHGGNIAGFEELVVADPSLQIKAGVQWGLFGSAVMHLGTAEHHAKWLPGIMSLEIPGCFAMTETGHGSDVASIATTATYDPDTEEFVIHTPFRAAWKDYIGNAATDGLGAVVFAQLVTRGVNHGVHAFYVDLRDPRTKEFLPGIGGEDDGIKGGLNGIDNGRLHFTNVRIPRTNLLNRYGNVDVDGNYTSPIASPGRRFFTMLGTLVQGRVSLDGAAVAASKVALKAAIQYATERRQFNASSHTEEEVLLDYQRHQRRLFTRLATTYAAAFAHEQLLEKFDDVFSGAHDTDADRQDLETLAAALKPLSTWHALDTLQECREACGGAGFLIENRFASLRADLDVYATFEGDNTVLLQLVAKRLLADYAKEFRNVDFGVLARYVVNQAAGVAVHRTGLRQVAQFMADTGSVQKAAIALRDEESQRALLTDRVQTMVAEAGAALKGSKRLPQDKGAALFNRHQNELIDAAQAHAELLQWEAFTEALHQVSDPGTRKVLTWLRDLFGLSLIEKNLSWYLMNGRLSMQRARTVGGYINRLLEKIRPHALDLVDAFGYGEDHVRAAIATGAEKTRQDQARAHFRNQRASGQSPVDEKVLIARTAAGARKG, from the coding sequence ATGACTGATGTAGTGGAACGCCAAGCCGGCAAGGGCCTCCGCCCCGCGGCAACGCCTGCCGCCACTCCGGACAAAAGTTCCGAACCCGCCGTCGACGTCGAGGCATTGGGCAGGCAGCTCCTGGGAAAGTGGGCCGATGTCCGCCGCCAGGCGCGGGACCTGGCAGCCAGGCCGGAACTGCACAAAGTGGAGGGCCTGACCCACACGGACCACCGTGAACGCGTCTTCGGCCAGCTCAAATACCTCGTGGACAATGAGGCCGTGCACCGCGCCTTCCCATCTGACCTGGGCGGCTCGGACGACCACGGCGGAAACATCGCAGGTTTTGAGGAACTGGTGGTGGCCGACCCCTCGCTCCAGATCAAGGCCGGCGTCCAGTGGGGACTCTTCGGTTCCGCGGTGATGCACTTGGGCACGGCTGAACACCACGCGAAGTGGCTGCCGGGAATCATGAGCCTCGAGATCCCCGGCTGCTTCGCCATGACCGAGACCGGCCACGGCTCAGATGTGGCCAGCATCGCCACCACCGCCACCTACGATCCCGACACCGAAGAATTCGTCATCCATACCCCCTTCCGGGCGGCCTGGAAGGACTACATCGGCAACGCCGCCACTGACGGGCTGGGCGCCGTGGTCTTCGCCCAGCTGGTCACCCGCGGCGTGAACCATGGAGTCCACGCCTTCTACGTGGACCTGCGGGACCCCCGGACCAAGGAGTTCCTGCCCGGCATTGGCGGCGAGGACGACGGCATCAAGGGTGGCCTCAACGGCATCGACAACGGCCGCCTGCACTTCACCAACGTCCGCATCCCCAGGACCAACCTCCTGAACCGGTATGGCAACGTTGACGTGGACGGAAACTACACCTCGCCCATCGCCAGCCCCGGCCGGCGCTTCTTCACCATGCTGGGCACCCTGGTCCAGGGTCGGGTATCACTGGACGGTGCCGCCGTCGCCGCCTCCAAGGTGGCTTTGAAGGCGGCCATCCAGTACGCCACCGAGCGCCGCCAGTTCAATGCCTCCTCCCACACCGAGGAGGAAGTCCTCCTTGACTACCAGCGCCACCAGCGGCGGTTGTTCACCCGGCTGGCCACCACCTACGCGGCCGCCTTCGCCCACGAACAGCTGCTGGAGAAGTTCGACGACGTCTTCTCCGGTGCCCACGATACCGACGCGGACCGCCAGGATCTGGAAACCCTGGCTGCAGCGCTGAAGCCGCTGAGCACCTGGCACGCCCTGGACACCCTGCAGGAATGCCGGGAGGCCTGCGGCGGCGCCGGGTTCCTGATCGAAAACCGCTTCGCCTCGCTGCGTGCGGACCTGGACGTGTACGCCACGTTCGAGGGCGACAACACCGTTTTGCTTCAGCTGGTGGCCAAGCGCCTGCTGGCTGATTACGCCAAGGAATTCCGCAACGTCGACTTCGGCGTCCTGGCCCGCTACGTGGTGAACCAGGCAGCCGGCGTCGCAGTCCACCGTACCGGCCTGCGCCAGGTGGCCCAGTTCATGGCGGACACCGGATCGGTCCAGAAGGCCGCGATCGCGTTGCGGGACGAGGAAAGCCAGCGTGCGCTCCTCACGGACCGGGTGCAGACCATGGTGGCTGAGGCAGGAGCTGCCCTTAAAGGCAGCAAGCGCCTGCCGCAGGACAAGGGCGCCGCCCTGTTCAACCGGCACCAGAACGAACTCATCGACGCCGCCCAGGCACACGCCGAACTGCTGCAGTGGGAGGCCTTCACGGAGGCCCTCCATCAGGTGTCGGACCCGGGAACCAGGAAAGTGCTGACCTGGCTGCGTGACCTATTCGGCCTGTCGCTGATCGAAAAGAACCTGTCCTGGTACCTGATGAACGGCCGCCTTTCCATGCAGCGGGCCCGCACGGTGGGCGGCTACATCAACCGGCTGCTGGAGAAGATCCGTCCGCACGCGCTGGACCTCGTGGATGCCTTTGGATACGGCGAGGACCACGTCCGTGCAGCCATTGCCACCGGTGCCGAAAAGACGCGCCAGGACCAAGCCCGGGCACATTTCCGGAACCAGCGTGCCAGCGGCCAATCCCCGGTGGATGAGAAGGTGCTTATCGCCCGGACCGCTGCCGGAGCCCGGAAGGGCTGA
- a CDS encoding TetR/AcrR family transcriptional regulator, whose amino-acid sequence MRLPIPSVPDTLGIVNFQDTNISPSIGLQQPASPDGRSSRWQSHREERRTELIKQARRAVHALGSDASMEDIATAAGTSKSVFYRYFGDKAGLQQAVGEVVLSQMQHRIQEAAQSAVTPREGLLAMVSAYLQMADTSPNVYAFVTSYAPADQPGPAHPAAAGGPLGHFFDAIADMIAKPMRSHLGDVGEAVIGYWPKAAIGLVRNAGEQWLSTPESPAKPTQESMARQITAWLCVGIAPELTPASPTTKLSAKEGL is encoded by the coding sequence ATGCGGTTACCGATACCCAGCGTACCTGATACGCTGGGTATCGTGAACTTTCAGGACACAAACATCTCTCCTTCCATCGGGCTTCAACAACCCGCAAGCCCGGACGGGCGTTCCTCGCGCTGGCAAAGCCACCGCGAGGAACGCCGCACAGAGCTGATCAAGCAGGCCCGCCGGGCAGTGCATGCACTGGGCAGCGACGCCTCGATGGAGGACATCGCAACTGCCGCCGGGACCTCCAAATCGGTCTTCTACCGCTACTTTGGGGACAAAGCCGGGCTGCAGCAGGCTGTGGGAGAAGTGGTCCTCAGCCAGATGCAGCACCGCATCCAGGAAGCTGCGCAAAGTGCCGTCACACCCCGGGAAGGGCTGCTGGCGATGGTATCGGCCTACCTGCAAATGGCGGACACCAGCCCCAACGTCTACGCGTTTGTCACAAGCTATGCGCCGGCTGACCAGCCCGGCCCTGCCCATCCTGCAGCCGCAGGCGGCCCGCTGGGACACTTCTTCGACGCCATCGCGGACATGATCGCCAAACCGATGCGCTCGCACCTGGGCGACGTCGGAGAAGCCGTCATCGGCTACTGGCCCAAGGCGGCCATCGGCCTGGTGCGGAATGCCGGCGAACAGTGGCTCAGCACCCCCGAGTCCCCTGCCAAGCCAACCCAAGAGAGCATGGCGCGCCAGATCACGGCGTGGCTGTGCGTTGGCATAGCCCCTGAGCTCACCCCTGCTTCACCAACCACCAAGTTATCCGCCAAAGAAGGACTGTGA
- a CDS encoding acetyl-CoA C-acetyltransferase translates to MSIDGQSTPAPDGSASAAVPPTRRAVVVGGNRIPFARAGGAYAKSSNQDMLTAALDGLIARFGLQDERIGQVAAGAVLKHSKDFNLTREAVLGTALSAETPVYDLQQACATGLETVVGLSNKIKLGQIDSAIAGGVDSASDAPVVVSEGLREVILDLHRAKTLPQRLQILSRLRPKDLAPLAPGTGEPRTGLTMGEHQALTTAQWKISREAQDELALNSHHNLAAAYDSGFFDDLLTPYRGLTRDANLRADTSKEKLASLKPVFGRNLGADATMTAGNSTPLTDGASTVLLASDEWADARDLPKLAAVVDAEAAAVDFVHGKDGLLMAPVFAVPRLLARQNLTLADFDYFEIHEAFAATVLSTLAAWEDEEFGRTRLGLEGAFGSIDRSRLNVNGSSLAAGHPFAATGGRIVATLAKMLHAKAASTGRPARGLVSVCAAGGQGVVAILESL, encoded by the coding sequence ATGTCCATAGACGGACAGTCCACCCCCGCGCCTGATGGATCAGCCTCAGCCGCCGTCCCGCCAACCCGCAGGGCGGTGGTCGTCGGCGGAAACAGGATTCCGTTCGCCCGCGCCGGCGGCGCCTATGCAAAGTCTTCCAACCAGGACATGCTGACCGCTGCCCTGGACGGCCTGATCGCACGCTTCGGACTTCAGGACGAGCGGATCGGCCAGGTGGCAGCGGGCGCGGTGCTCAAGCATTCCAAAGATTTCAACCTCACCAGGGAAGCCGTACTCGGCACGGCACTCTCGGCCGAAACTCCCGTCTACGACCTCCAGCAGGCATGTGCCACAGGCCTTGAAACGGTTGTGGGGCTGTCGAACAAGATCAAGCTGGGTCAAATCGACTCGGCCATCGCCGGCGGCGTTGATTCGGCATCCGACGCACCGGTGGTTGTCAGCGAAGGTCTTCGCGAGGTAATCCTGGACCTGCACCGCGCCAAGACACTTCCCCAGCGGCTGCAGATCCTGAGCCGGCTGCGACCCAAGGACTTGGCGCCGCTGGCCCCCGGTACGGGAGAGCCGCGTACCGGCCTGACCATGGGCGAGCACCAGGCCCTCACCACCGCACAGTGGAAAATCTCCCGCGAAGCCCAGGACGAGCTGGCCTTGAACAGCCACCACAACCTGGCCGCCGCCTACGATTCAGGCTTCTTTGATGACCTGCTGACCCCGTACCGCGGGCTGACGCGCGACGCGAACCTCCGCGCCGATACCTCAAAGGAAAAGCTCGCTTCCCTGAAGCCGGTCTTTGGCCGCAACCTCGGTGCAGATGCCACCATGACCGCAGGCAACTCCACGCCGCTGACGGACGGGGCCTCCACGGTGTTGCTGGCTTCCGACGAATGGGCAGACGCCCGGGACCTGCCCAAGCTGGCCGCCGTGGTTGACGCCGAGGCTGCTGCGGTGGATTTTGTGCACGGCAAGGACGGGTTGCTGATGGCGCCCGTGTTCGCTGTGCCACGGCTCCTGGCCCGGCAAAACCTGACGCTTGCTGACTTTGACTACTTCGAGATTCACGAAGCCTTTGCCGCCACTGTCCTCAGCACACTGGCTGCATGGGAGGACGAGGAGTTCGGCCGCACCCGCCTGGGCCTGGAAGGTGCGTTCGGCAGCATTGACCGATCGCGCCTCAACGTCAACGGGTCTTCGCTGGCGGCGGGCCACCCGTTCGCCGCAACCGGCGGCCGCATCGTCGCCACCCTGGCCAAGATGCTGCACGCCAAGGCGGCTTCCACCGGCCGTCCTGCCCGCGGCCTGGTGTCCGTTTGCGCAGCCGGCGGCCAGGGCGTCGTCGCGATCCTGGAATCTCTGTAG